The uncultured Sphaerochaeta sp. genome includes the window TCTGGGATACATCATTATTCCGTCCCCAACCCTCTCGAGTTCCACCTCAGTGCCATTATCCAGATGCAATTCCTGCAACAAGGGTTTCGGAAGGCGAATACCTGAACTGTTTCCCCATTTCTGGATGGTTGTCTTCATATACTTCTCCATGTAAAAAATGTCCCATTGCTGTTGCTGATTCAATGCCAAGTCCTCCTGTACAAGTATATACTCATGTATATACATCGTCAATCTAATTGGAACATAAAGAAATAGTTCAACCACATGAACTCAATATATACACCAATGCTCTCTAAGATTGGTTGCATGGCATTTCACTTCAGTGGAGGTATCAAGAAAGGCTAAGCGTTTACAGGATTTTCTTTAGCTCCTGCTGTACACGAGGAAGGAGATGAGGACTGAGGTCAACCAACCTTTTAAGCTGCCAGGAAAGCTCCTTCTCTGCATCCCTATTAAGCAGAACAAGCATCTTCCTTCCATACCATATCGGACCAAGTGCATGGTCTGCCATATGGGCGGTAGCGACTGCCTGGCCGACTGCCCGGCAGTAGAACTGAGAAGGCTTGTCTTCTACAGTACGAGCAAAGGCATGCACCGCCCTACTCGCTTTCATCGCCTCCCCAGTCATTGCTTTCCCCTCACTCCACCTATAGCCTATTTCGAATGCTGAGATGATTACTTCTTCCTGTGGTAATACATGGTACTCCCCAAGATGCTCCGTGCAGAGAAGTGCCCACTTCATGAGGGAGCGATGATCCTCTGGGGACAGCAAGCCTCCCCTATGCTCAGCTACAAACAGCCTATTTCTCATTTGACTTGCCTCCTGTATATGCGGTAGCGAGCACTGACAGAACACTGTTTGTAAAAGATATCTTCTCCCATATCTCCAGGTGATGCATAAACCAGTGTTCTTGTATCTTGGTCACCTCTTTCCAGGGTACTGTCTCATCATGATAAGGAAGAGGAATACTAAGCACCAAGGGTGCCACTGATCTGCCTTTGAGATAGCGACCAGGAATCCAGAAATAGGCGAAGGTCGATTGTCCAATGAGAGAAATCTGGCTCTTACTGATTTTCAGCTGTATAGGCCCCAAGTATGAGATCTTATACATAATCTCCTCAAAGAGGTTCTTGGCTTGAGGATATCCGCTAAAGAAATCATCTGTTTCCATGGTCCCAGCATACACCTAAGGGGGGCACCTGTCGATTTTTGTTTCCCGTCTCTTGAGCCAATGCTACAATTCCATCAAGAGAGGCCAACAATGGAACACACCCCGATAATCCTGACTGAGAAAATTCCCATCGGAATAAGCTTGTGTGCGATGGGAGGTCCTGTACGCTACAACGGCAAGGGGATCGATGTACTGACTCCCCTTGGAAGAGAGAAGAACGACTTTGTATTCACTCCCGTCTGTCCTGAGTGCCAAGCAGGTCTTGGTATTACACGGGACCCTGTGCACCTCTCTGGGGGAACAGGGGAGCAAGTCTGGAAAGGAGAAGCTGAGGTTAAGAACCGCTCGGGGAAGCTGGTGACTGCTGAAATGAAGCAGGGCTCCTTGGAGTCTCTTGAGGTTTTGAGGCGTAGCGGTGCCACTGCATACATATACATGGATGGAAGCCCTTCCTGTGGAGTCTATCGCACTACCCTGAAGAATACCCGGCGTGGCAATCCCCCTGGTGTCTTTGGCTCTCTTTTGCTGGATGAAGGTTTTTTCCTTATCCCTTCCAGTGACCTCCAAAGCCCACTTAAATGGTGGGACTGGAGAAGAAGACTACTCGCATTCCACTGGTTTAGCACCTATGAGCTCTCTTCAATGCAAGAACTCTATGAGGTGTGGTACCGTCTTAAGTTCCTTTGCCAGGAACTGGACAACTCATGGGCAAGAGAGATGGGAAGAACGCTCGCAGGGTTGAAGAAGTCTGACTTTGCTACATTTGAACCACAGTTCAGAAAAGAAGTTCTCGACCTCTTGAGAAAACCTTCAACGACCGCAAAGATGACCAACAGCCTTTGGAAGCATTACTCGCACTACAGAAAGAGTCGAGGAAAAACGGTCCAAGAGATAAACAGCCCAACTTTTAGGAGGAACGTCACTACCATCGCCAAGGAACTGGTGAAGATGGAGCGTACCGCTGTGGAAGATTCCTTCCTCTTTGGAGCCAGTCCGGTAATCTACCGAGACATGCACCGTCTCAGGGCTTTGGAAGAGAAAAGAGCTAGTGAGGAAGAAACACAAGAGTAAAGATTGGGGCTGGAATCTCTCCAGCCCCATCTACCGTTAAGCCCTTGCCCCGTAGGGATCATCCATATCAATTTCCTTGATGGAGATACCCAAGGCCTTGGCAACACCCTCCCCATAGGCAGGGTCTGCAAGATAACAGTGCCTGATATGCCGCTTTTTGACCAGGATGGTGGTCCCTTGCATGTTTCTTGCGGTATTCTCAAACAACCGTTGCTTTTCATCATCCTTCATGATGGAGAACAACTTTCCAACCTGCTCATAATAGTTATCATCATCTTCCCTGAAGTCATAATGATCGACAGGACCATCTCCGTCGTAAGGAGGTTCTGTGAGCTTGTTCTGGTCCTTCCACATACCATATGAGTTGGGGTTGTAGTGAACACTGCCACCAAAGTTGCCATCACTACGCATGAATCCATCACGGTGGAAGTGGTTGGTTTCAACCTTGCTCCTGTTTACCGGAATTTGATAGTAATTCACCCCAAGGCGATACCGTTGTGCGTCCCCGTAGCTGAACAGTCTGCCCTGCAGCATTCTATCTGGGGAGTATCCAATACCGGGGACCTTGTTTGCTGGGTTGAATGCAGCCTGCTCAACATCCTGGAAGTAGTTGTCCGGGTTGCGATTCAGCTCAACCACTCCAACCTCATGCAGTGGATACTCATCATGGAACCAGACCTTGGTAAGATCAAAGGGATTATCTGGATGCTTCCTTGCCTGTTCCTCAGTCATGATCTGTACATACATCTTCCATTTGGGGAAGTCTCCCTTCTCGATTGACTCAAACAAGTCTTTCTGGTGACTCTCTCGGTCATTTGCTACAATTTCTGCTGCTTCTTGGTCGGTGAGGTTCTCAATTCCTTGCTGAGTCTTCAATGTGAACTTGACCCACACTCTCTCATTCTCTGCATTGATAAATGAGTAGGTATGGGAACCATAACCGTTCATATGGCGGTAGCTCTTCGGGATTCCCCTGTCTCCCATCGTAATCGTTACCTGATGAAGAGCCTCCGGAAGTGAAGCCCAGAAATCCCAGTTGTTCTGTGCTGAACGCATATTGGTTCTTGGGTCACGCTTTACCGCATGATTGAGATCGGGGAACAACATGGGGTCACGGAAGAAGAACACCGGTGTGTTATTGCCTACCAAATCCCAGTTTCCCTCATCAGTGTAGAACTTCATGGCAAATCCACGGATATCACGTTCTGCATCTGCAGCGCCTCGTTCTCCTGCAACAGTGGAGAAGCGAATGAACATTTCGGTTTTCTTCCCTACCTCTGAGAAAATGCTTGCCTTGGTCCATTTGGTAATGTCCTTGGTGACCGTGAACGTACCAAAAGCACCACTTCCTTTTGCATGCATTCGGCGCTCTGGGATAACTTCCCTGTCAAAATGGGCCATTTTCTCCAGATACCAAGTATCTTGCAATGTAACCGGGCCACGTTTTCCTGCAGTCTGAATGTTTTCATTCTGAGCTATCGGCCTTCCATTGATCGAAGTCAAAGGTTTTTTGGGAGTATTATCCCTTCCATCTCGGTCTGCCATTGTTGGCCTCCTTAAAAAAGTCTACTCACCACTAGTATAAGGGCTGGGCAATTCACATGCAAGAAAGAAAATATATGCTCGATTTGTCCTATAATTGCGCATTTCAGTAGCATGAATACCATAAAAAACAAATGCAATAAGCGATAATTCTCTACATTTATTTATCTCTTCATGTGGTACAATCATGGTAAGGAGCAATGCAGTGACGATACGGTATGAGCGAGCATTGGGATCCCTGCTTGGAAGTTTTATAGGGGATGCCCTGGGCGCACAGACAGAGTTCAAGCGTGAGAAATTGGTGCGCCAAGCCTTCCCTGATGGCATCCGGGATATGGGTGTAAGTTCTCGGTATGTTGGCTTGGCAGGTCAGATTACTGACGACAGTGAAATGGCAATCATGATGATCCAGAGCATCTTGGAACATGGTCGCTACCAAAAAGAAGCAGTGAGAAAAGCATACATCCGTTGGCGGGATGCAGGCCCCTTGGATATTGGGGTTACTATCTATGGCGCTTTGGATGGTTCTTTTAATCCTCAGAGCCAGGCAAATGGAGCCCTGATGCGTATCACACCCATAGGGATTCTGGGAAGCAATTATTCAACATCAGCCCTCATGCATGTCGCAGACGAGGACTGCTCCATCACCCATACCCATACAGTCTGTAGGGATTGTAATCGCATCTATGCATTCGCTCTCTCGCTTGCCATCAGCAAGGGGTGGGATGCCCAGGAAATTTATACATATCTTTTAAAGTCAGCCCCTTCAATGACGAAGGAACCATCGGTACTGGAAGCACTCTCTAAGGCTGCACATGAACCACCCCAGGGTATCGATGGACCGTATAAAGGTTGGGTATTGGTTGCTTTCCAACTTGCCTTCTATACTCTGTTACACCAGGATTCATTCGAGCAAGGAATGGTAGACCTCATTATGCGTGCTGGTGATGCCGACACCAATGCTGTTATCTATGGAGCCTTGGCTGGAGCTATTGCCACCAGGGAACATATGCCCGAGCGTTGGATCTCTGCGCTGAAGATATCGAATTGCCTGCAAGGCTTGATCGAGTATCCTCATAAAAGACTGGAACGTCTTGCAGAGGAGTGGGTTGAAGAATTGATCAACCTACCGGTGGTGCAGAAACTTTCTTGAGTATGGCATTGATCCAATACTCCTCTGCCCTCCCCGGGCGGAGGTCCCGGGTTTGCACAAGATCAACAAGGGAGAACCATGGCAATTCATCAACAAACTGCCTAAATGCATCTGTGGTAAAACAGGTGAAGTGTCTTCCCTCTCTCTGAAAGTCTTCTGCTTGCAACTTGAAGGAACAGTAGAGTACACCCTGTTCTTTCAGTGCAACGACCATTCTTTCAAAGACAAGAGGCAGTTCTTCCATTGGCACATGCAGCAGTGAAGCGCAGGCCCAAATCCCATCGAATGCGTTCTTGTAATCCATTTGCTGGAAGGAGAGCTGCCGCACTGGCAGCCCTGTGAGTTCACAGGCAGCCTTTACCATTGACTCGCTCAGGTCAAAGGCCTCCACCTGGTATCCACGGTCAAGGAAGTATCGTGAATCACGTCCACTACCACAGCCTGCATCAAGAATACGACCATCAGAAGGGATATACGGGAGGAGAAATAGGGCATAATGGGAGGACATATCGACATCTCGGGTTGTAGATAGATACTCCTCTGGCATGCAGGTCATAGTATTTTGATGAATCAATCACGAACCAATCCTCCCAGATCCTGATAGTACTCCTCTAGATGGGTATGCATCAGCTCTACGATATCGTGTAAATCACTATAGGACAACACTGCCCGCCTCCATTCAGGAAGCGGGCAGTATAATTATTATGTTTTTAGAATAGCTTAGATCAGTTCCTTGGCAGCCTCGTAGACTGCTTCAGTAGTGATGCCGAAGAGCTTGTACAGCTCACCAGCAGGTGCTGATTCACCAAAGGAACGCATACCGATGATCTTGCCATTGAGGCCCACGTACTTGTACCAGTAGTCAGCCCATGCGGCTTCAACAGCGACTCTAGCGGTAACTGCAGAGGGAAGTACAGCTTCCTTGTAGGCCGCATCCTGCTTGTCGAATACCTCAGGAGAAGGCATGGAGACTACACGAACAGCGACCTTTTCCTCAGCAAGCTTCTTCGCAGCACTGACTGCGAGTTCGACTTCACTGCCGGTTCCAATCAGGATTACCTCTGGCTTATCCCCTGATTCATAGAGTACGTAAGCACCCTGTGCAATCTGGGAGAGCTGCTCATCACTGCGATCCTGTGGTGCTAGGTTCTGGCGGCTCAACAGAAGAGCAGAAGGACCATCAGTCCTCTTGATCGCACTCTTCCAAGCAACACCAGTTTCCACTGCATCACAAGGTCTCCAGGTAACCATGTTGGGAGTCATGCGAAGATTTGCAATCTGCTCAACAGGCTGGTGGGTAGGTCCATCTTCACCAAGACCAATGGAGTCATGGGTAAATACATAGACGTTTCTGATACCCATC containing:
- a CDS encoding AbrB/MazE/SpoVT family DNA-binding domain-containing protein; translated protein: MKTTIQKWGNSSGIRLPKPLLQELHLDNGTEVELERVGDGIMMYPRRPTREETSRSPAGKNKSRKYAWH
- a CDS encoding putative immunity protein, translating into MRNRLFVAEHRGGLLSPEDHRSLMKWALLCTEHLGEYHVLPQEEVIISAFEIGYRWSEGKAMTGEAMKASRAVHAFARTVEDKPSQFYCRAVGQAVATAHMADHALGPIWYGRKMLVLLNRDAEKELSWQLKRLVDLSPHLLPRVQQELKKIL
- a CDS encoding DUF5655 domain-containing protein, with the protein product METDDFFSGYPQAKNLFEEIMYKISYLGPIQLKISKSQISLIGQSTFAYFWIPGRYLKGRSVAPLVLSIPLPYHDETVPWKEVTKIQEHWFMHHLEIWEKISFTNSVLSVLATAYTGGKSNEK
- a CDS encoding DUF523 and DUF1722 domain-containing protein; translation: MEHTPIILTEKIPIGISLCAMGGPVRYNGKGIDVLTPLGREKNDFVFTPVCPECQAGLGITRDPVHLSGGTGEQVWKGEAEVKNRSGKLVTAEMKQGSLESLEVLRRSGATAYIYMDGSPSCGVYRTTLKNTRRGNPPGVFGSLLLDEGFFLIPSSDLQSPLKWWDWRRRLLAFHWFSTYELSSMQELYEVWYRLKFLCQELDNSWAREMGRTLAGLKKSDFATFEPQFRKEVLDLLRKPSTTAKMTNSLWKHYSHYRKSRGKTVQEINSPTFRRNVTTIAKELVKMERTAVEDSFLFGASPVIYRDMHRLRALEEKRASEEETQE
- a CDS encoding catalase encodes the protein MADRDGRDNTPKKPLTSINGRPIAQNENIQTAGKRGPVTLQDTWYLEKMAHFDREVIPERRMHAKGSGAFGTFTVTKDITKWTKASIFSEVGKKTEMFIRFSTVAGERGAADAERDIRGFAMKFYTDEGNWDLVGNNTPVFFFRDPMLFPDLNHAVKRDPRTNMRSAQNNWDFWASLPEALHQVTITMGDRGIPKSYRHMNGYGSHTYSFINAENERVWVKFTLKTQQGIENLTDQEAAEIVANDRESHQKDLFESIEKGDFPKWKMYVQIMTEEQARKHPDNPFDLTKVWFHDEYPLHEVGVVELNRNPDNYFQDVEQAAFNPANKVPGIGYSPDRMLQGRLFSYGDAQRYRLGVNYYQIPVNRSKVETNHFHRDGFMRSDGNFGGSVHYNPNSYGMWKDQNKLTEPPYDGDGPVDHYDFREDDDNYYEQVGKLFSIMKDDEKQRLFENTARNMQGTTILVKKRHIRHCYLADPAYGEGVAKALGISIKEIDMDDPYGARA
- a CDS encoding ADP-ribosylglycohydrolase family protein — translated: MVRSNAVTIRYERALGSLLGSFIGDALGAQTEFKREKLVRQAFPDGIRDMGVSSRYVGLAGQITDDSEMAIMMIQSILEHGRYQKEAVRKAYIRWRDAGPLDIGVTIYGALDGSFNPQSQANGALMRITPIGILGSNYSTSALMHVADEDCSITHTHTVCRDCNRIYAFALSLAISKGWDAQEIYTYLLKSAPSMTKEPSVLEALSKAAHEPPQGIDGPYKGWVLVAFQLAFYTLLHQDSFEQGMVDLIMRAGDADTNAVIYGALAGAIATREHMPERWISALKISNCLQGLIEYPHKRLERLAEEWVEELINLPVVQKLS
- a CDS encoding class I SAM-dependent methyltransferase produces the protein MPEEYLSTTRDVDMSSHYALFLLPYIPSDGRILDAGCGSGRDSRYFLDRGYQVEAFDLSESMVKAACELTGLPVRQLSFQQMDYKNAFDGIWACASLLHVPMEELPLVFERMVVALKEQGVLYCSFKLQAEDFQREGRHFTCFTTDAFRQFVDELPWFSLVDLVQTRDLRPGRAEEYWINAILKKVSAPPVG